In Aciduliprofundum sp. MAR08-339, a single window of DNA contains:
- a CDS encoding DUF424 family protein, with amino-acid sequence MSLHNIAMRVYRVRGETVVAACDRDILGMKFEEGDLVLDVKKSFYYEAYVTEQTFLNSMKVATIANLVGERVISLAIREGYIDEENVIRIKGVPHAQMALLF; translated from the coding sequence ATGTCTCTCCATAACATCGCAATGAGGGTGTACAGGGTTCGGGGAGAAACCGTTGTAGCCGCCTGCGATCGCGATATTCTGGGTATGAAATTTGAAGAGGGAGATCTTGTGCTTGACGTTAAAAAAAGCTTTTATTACGAGGCCTACGTTACCGAGCAGACCTTTCTTAACAGTATGAAGGTAGCCACAATAGCGAATCTTGTTGGAGAGCGAGTAATCTCCCTTGCCATACGGGAGGGATACATTGACGAGGAAAATGTGATAAGGATAAAGGGAGTGCCCCACGCACAGATGGCTCTTCTGTTTTGA
- a CDS encoding histidine kinase N-terminal 7TM domain-containing protein: MWIPYAFWPSLAATVIAAILVYMVIVSNIRKPGNLAAFVMFFSMLIWSIGELIERIAGPPPANPAFHYLGSISLSPGPYDGNLAYMGAVILCFGIFLVSAGIIHFALDYPFKLKMERKTRKAVLYTVYGFSFAGMIANILNQFIGHPTVAYMYPYKAMGEWIWGLESGPLHSLYSIWLFVSAIIMIIILLIKLRSVRMDIIKKQILITITGFVITFVLLTVTALIPMVIEKKNNSYPMTTLGFTIFGIFVMYTIVRYRLFLVAPSTEIVELEEELPDSGVYEMSKEEAYHKFARLARSGNPGTGFIGENAEEFKKKYKLVQTTVFELSQSTGKNKLNPENPEQQEMLYFTITSLLEHVYKPIILLDLSLPWMKEDTKKSVLEKIKEINKEYGGVFLIVK; this comes from the coding sequence TTGTGGATACCCTATGCATTCTGGCCCTCTTTAGCGGCTACGGTTATAGCGGCTATACTGGTGTACATGGTTATCGTCTCCAACATAAGGAAACCAGGTAATCTTGCAGCCTTCGTGATGTTCTTTTCAATGCTGATTTGGAGTATCGGAGAATTGATAGAGAGAATAGCCGGGCCTCCTCCCGCTAATCCAGCGTTTCACTATCTGGGAAGCATTTCATTGAGTCCCGGCCCGTACGATGGGAATCTCGCTTATATGGGCGCCGTGATACTGTGTTTTGGAATATTTCTAGTCTCAGCGGGAATTATCCACTTCGCGTTGGACTATCCGTTCAAGCTCAAAATGGAACGCAAAACCCGTAAGGCAGTGCTGTACACAGTCTACGGCTTTTCCTTTGCAGGAATGATCGCCAATATTTTAAATCAGTTCATAGGACATCCAACAGTGGCTTATATGTACCCATACAAGGCCATGGGTGAGTGGATATGGGGTCTCGAATCCGGACCACTGCACTCCCTGTACAGCATATGGCTCTTCGTATCCGCCATAATAATGATAATCATACTGCTAATAAAGCTCAGGAGCGTGAGAATGGACATAATCAAAAAGCAGATTCTCATAACCATAACTGGATTTGTGATCACATTTGTGCTTCTCACCGTGACTGCACTGATTCCAATGGTTATTGAGAAGAAGAACAACTCATATCCAATGACCACCCTGGGATTCACCATATTCGGCATATTCGTTATGTACACCATAGTCAGGTACAGGCTGTTCCTCGTGGCTCCAAGCACCGAGATCGTTGAACTGGAGGAGGAACTTCCAGATTCAGGAGTGTACGAGATGTCAAAAGAAGAGGCGTACCACAAGTTTGCAAGGCTGGCGAGGTCCGGAAACCCCGGAACCGGCTTCATAGGAGAGAATGCAGAAGAGTTCAAGAAAAAATACAAACTGGTGCAGACCACGGTGTTTGAGCTCTCCCAGAGCACGGGTAAGAACAAATTGAATCCTGAAAACCCGGAGCAGCAGGAAATGCTGTATTTCACCATAACATCACTCCTTGAGCACGTGTACAAGCCCATCATACTTCTGGATCTTAGTCTCCCATGGATGAAGGAAGATACGAAAAAGAGCGTGCTGGAAAAAATCAAGGAGATAAACAAAGAGTACGGAGGAGTATTCCTCATCGTTAAATAA
- a CDS encoding aldehyde ferredoxin oxidoreductase family protein, translated as MYGYWGKILRVNLSTGEIKTESFNEEFVKKWLGTRGFGIHYLLKEMDPKADPLGEENKLIFSTGALTGTTAPTGGRYMVITKSPLTGFIAMANSGGFFGAELKMSGWDMLIIEGKSDKPVYLRIEDEKVEIRDASHVWGKRVSETEKILTEEFGDKHVQIASIGPAGENLVKFSAIMNNGHRAAARGGVGAVMGSKKLKAIVVRGHKRVEVIDRSKFISVVREKTEILKKDPVAGQGLPSYGTAVLVNIINQNGLYPTRNFRYGQFEYAEEQSGEAMAKKYLKRNKPCYACPIGCGRVNDMDTVGETEGPEYESTWALGANLGINDLASIIEANHMCDEYGLDTISTGGTLATAMELYDQGYLKQEDLGDAPPFRWGNTEVLHYYIPKIARREGFGAILAEGGYRLAEKYGCVDCFMGVKKQELPAYDPRGAEGHGLGYATDNRGGDHIKAYLISPEILGYPFKMDPHDISDEKVKMLILFQDLTAVIDAAGMCVFTTFGMGGDDYRDLLNAAFGYNLSTEDWLKIGERIWNAERLFNLKAGLNPLEDDTLPKRLTEEPMPEGPNKGHVVRLKEMLPRYYALRGWNEDGTISEDKIKELGLEEYL; from the coding sequence ATGTATGGATATTGGGGTAAGATACTTAGAGTGAACCTTAGCACGGGAGAGATAAAAACGGAGAGTTTTAATGAGGAATTTGTTAAAAAATGGCTCGGCACGAGGGGTTTCGGCATACACTATCTTCTAAAGGAGATGGATCCCAAAGCGGACCCTCTGGGCGAGGAAAACAAGCTTATTTTCTCCACAGGAGCGCTCACGGGCACAACTGCACCCACCGGCGGAAGGTACATGGTTATAACGAAGAGTCCTCTTACCGGCTTCATTGCAATGGCCAACTCTGGAGGATTTTTTGGCGCGGAACTTAAGATGTCTGGATGGGATATGTTGATCATTGAAGGAAAGAGCGACAAGCCCGTTTATCTGCGCATTGAGGATGAGAAGGTTGAGATAAGGGATGCCTCGCATGTATGGGGAAAGAGGGTGAGTGAGACGGAGAAGATTCTAACGGAGGAGTTTGGAGACAAGCATGTCCAGATTGCGTCCATAGGTCCTGCGGGGGAGAATCTTGTTAAGTTCTCTGCAATAATGAACAATGGCCACAGGGCAGCTGCAAGGGGAGGAGTGGGTGCAGTTATGGGCTCAAAGAAACTCAAGGCCATCGTGGTACGGGGGCATAAGCGTGTTGAGGTGATTGACAGAAGCAAGTTCATAAGTGTGGTGCGTGAGAAGACGGAGATACTCAAAAAGGACCCGGTCGCTGGACAGGGTTTGCCATCCTACGGCACCGCAGTACTGGTGAACATAATCAATCAGAATGGCCTGTATCCAACACGCAATTTCCGTTACGGGCAGTTTGAATATGCGGAGGAGCAGAGCGGAGAGGCCATGGCAAAGAAGTACCTGAAGAGAAACAAGCCATGCTACGCCTGCCCCATAGGGTGTGGCCGTGTTAACGATATGGATACAGTAGGTGAAACTGAGGGACCTGAGTATGAGAGCACATGGGCCCTCGGTGCCAATCTCGGCATAAATGATCTGGCCAGCATAATTGAAGCAAACCACATGTGCGATGAGTATGGGCTTGACACAATATCCACAGGAGGCACGCTGGCAACGGCCATGGAACTCTACGACCAGGGATATTTGAAACAGGAGGATCTTGGAGATGCCCCTCCATTCAGATGGGGAAACACCGAGGTTCTGCATTACTACATACCAAAAATTGCGAGACGTGAAGGGTTTGGTGCCATACTCGCAGAAGGTGGTTACAGACTCGCTGAGAAGTACGGATGTGTTGATTGCTTCATGGGAGTGAAGAAGCAGGAGCTTCCTGCGTATGATCCCAGGGGGGCAGAGGGTCATGGACTTGGATACGCGACGGACAATCGCGGTGGAGACCATATAAAGGCGTACCTCATCTCACCTGAGATCCTCGGTTATCCGTTCAAGATGGACCCGCACGATATCAGCGATGAGAAGGTGAAGATGCTCATTCTATTCCAGGATCTAACCGCAGTCATAGACGCTGCAGGAATGTGTGTGTTCACCACCTTCGGAATGGGTGGTGATGATTACAGAGACCTGCTCAACGCTGCCTTCGGTTATAACCTCAGCACGGAAGATTGGCTTAAGATCGGAGAGAGAATATGGAACGCAGAGCGTCTTTTCAACTTGAAGGCTGGGCTCAATCCACTGGAGGATGATACCTTGCCTAAGCGGCTCACTGAGGAGCCTATGCCAGAGGGTCCAAACAAGGGCCATGTTGTCCGCTTGAAGGAGATGCTTCCAAGGTACTATGCCCTTAGGGGTTGGAACGAAGATGGCACGATATCTGAGGATAAGATAAAGGAACTTGGGCTGGAGGAGTACCTCTAA
- a CDS encoding DUF6438 domain-containing protein — MNIEELTEDEIEGATITLERGMCFGTCPVYRLTIHGDGVVEYEGKMYVKIKGKREYHIPRDRVISLLKILSRVGFFSIAEEWSEIERVCRVEVTDMPSSTITASVSGEMWIVRYNYGMGCRSPRNRKLITLEIVADIIDVLANSDSLVKI, encoded by the coding sequence ATGAACATCGAAGAATTGACAGAGGATGAAATTGAAGGGGCTACAATAACCCTGGAAAGAGGAATGTGTTTTGGGACATGCCCCGTGTATAGGTTAACCATACACGGCGATGGAGTTGTTGAGTACGAGGGAAAAATGTATGTGAAGATTAAGGGCAAGAGAGAGTATCACATACCACGGGACAGGGTCATTTCACTTCTGAAAATTCTTAGCCGTGTAGGTTTCTTCAGTATAGCTGAGGAATGGAGTGAAATAGAAAGGGTGTGTAGAGTAGAAGTAACCGATATGCCCTCATCCACCATAACTGCATCAGTATCCGGAGAGATGTGGATCGTCAGGTACAATTACGGGATGGGGTGCAGATCCCCAAGAAACAGGAAACTCATAACGCTTGAAATAGTTGCGGACATAATAGATGTACTTGCCAATTCAGACTCCCTAGTAAAAATTTGA
- a CDS encoding NAD+ synthase → MLEIELPSYAQETIIRFIKEFVQDRRVVIGLSGGLDSSVVAKLCVMALGKDRVKGIHMPEDATPSEDSRDAETLAKTLEIEYEVIPIGEFVHAIAGKLGLKGDMSIANLKARVRMAILYAIANEERRLVAGTSNKSELLVGYFTKYGDGASDFAPIGDLYKTQVRILAKRIGIPEGIINKVPRAGLLPGQSDEVEMGIKYEILDKILYGIELGLPREKIVEELGISDTLVDKVYEMHNRSRHKRVMLYIPKIGARTVNTDWRE, encoded by the coding sequence ATGCTTGAAATAGAGCTTCCCTCTTACGCGCAGGAAACTATAATAAGGTTCATAAAAGAGTTTGTGCAGGACAGAAGGGTCGTTATTGGACTGAGTGGTGGACTCGACTCTTCTGTGGTGGCAAAACTCTGCGTCATGGCGCTTGGAAAGGATAGAGTTAAGGGCATACACATGCCCGAAGATGCCACGCCCTCAGAGGATTCAAGGGATGCGGAGACACTTGCAAAAACTCTTGAGATTGAATACGAGGTTATACCCATAGGAGAATTCGTGCATGCCATAGCGGGAAAATTGGGCCTAAAGGGAGATATGAGCATTGCAAACCTGAAGGCAAGAGTGAGAATGGCCATTCTCTACGCAATTGCCAACGAGGAGCGCAGGCTCGTTGCGGGCACAAGTAACAAGAGTGAGTTGCTTGTGGGATACTTCACAAAATATGGGGACGGTGCCAGCGATTTTGCACCTATTGGGGACCTTTACAAGACACAGGTTAGAATTCTGGCAAAGAGGATAGGCATTCCCGAAGGGATAATAAACAAGGTTCCACGCGCTGGGCTCCTTCCCGGGCAGAGCGATGAGGTGGAGATGGGTATTAAATACGAAATACTTGATAAGATTCTCTACGGAATAGAACTCGGATTGCCAAGGGAGAAAATCGTGGAAGAGTTGGGAATTTCGGATACCCTTGTGGATAAAGTGTATGAGATGCACAATAGAAGCAGGCACAAGAGGGTGATGCTTTACATACCAAAGATAGGAGCAAGGACCGTTAACACGGATTGGAGAGAGTGA
- a CDS encoding tungsten cofactor oxidoreductase radical SAM maturase, translated as MDGHIFHLDSAEIHIPRELDMRYLYLEITNRCNLHCEMCFKQYWSDEEGDMPYELFLKILDDAAMFEDLKLVYFGGIGEPTVHPRFMDMVREVKGRGYALGLSTNGFLLNERIMRDLVNLPVDLIYLSLDSLPVQPSEIGHIVPNVTLERIKKFAELKKERRSELPHIGVEVVLTKENYKEIGKIAKLLAEYNIDALLFSNLIPVNEEHASMILYDGSVDLEPYLKELLRNSYSGFYLHLPEFQLRTERHCDFVEKKVAVVRWDGEVVPCYRFLHTYPEYVFGRRKMVYAHSFGNVGKKSLSDIWTSKDYSWFRFIVKNAIYPSCTDCPLVDACSYVQDSRVDCWGNQPSCGDCLWARRITLCPIPMESLGKFW; from the coding sequence ATGGATGGGCACATATTTCACCTGGACAGCGCTGAAATTCACATTCCTCGGGAACTTGACATGCGCTATCTATATCTTGAAATAACAAATCGTTGTAATCTTCATTGCGAGATGTGTTTCAAGCAGTATTGGAGCGATGAGGAGGGGGACATGCCCTACGAACTCTTTTTGAAGATCCTTGATGACGCTGCCATGTTTGAAGATCTAAAACTTGTTTATTTTGGGGGCATAGGCGAGCCAACGGTGCATCCGAGATTTATGGACATGGTCAGGGAGGTGAAAGGCAGGGGATATGCCCTCGGTTTATCCACAAATGGTTTTTTGCTAAATGAAAGGATAATGAGAGATCTGGTAAATCTGCCGGTGGATTTGATTTACCTATCCTTGGATTCCCTTCCTGTTCAACCCTCCGAAATAGGCCATATAGTTCCAAATGTCACTTTGGAGAGAATAAAGAAATTTGCAGAATTAAAAAAGGAGAGAAGATCTGAGTTGCCCCATATAGGCGTGGAGGTTGTGTTGACCAAGGAGAATTATAAAGAGATAGGAAAGATAGCCAAACTCCTTGCCGAGTACAATATAGATGCCTTGCTCTTCTCAAATCTCATACCCGTAAATGAGGAGCATGCCTCCATGATTTTATACGATGGAAGTGTGGATTTGGAACCCTACCTCAAAGAGCTTCTCAGGAACTCTTACAGCGGGTTTTATCTGCATTTGCCAGAGTTTCAACTTCGCACGGAGCGTCACTGCGACTTTGTGGAGAAAAAGGTGGCTGTGGTGAGATGGGACGGAGAGGTTGTTCCCTGTTACAGGTTTCTTCACACGTACCCTGAATACGTTTTTGGAAGAAGGAAAATGGTTTATGCGCACTCGTTTGGAAATGTTGGAAAAAAATCTCTATCTGATATATGGACCAGTAAGGATTACTCCTGGTTTCGTTTCATAGTCAAAAATGCCATATATCCATCCTGTACCGACTGTCCTCTTGTAGATGCATGCTCATATGTGCAGGACTCACGTGTTGATTGCTGGGGTAATCAGCCAAGTTGTGGCGATTGCCTGTGGGCCCGCAGAATCACACTCTGCCCGATCCCAATGGAATCTCTTGGTAAGTTCTGGTAA
- a CDS encoding MoaD/ThiS family protein — translation MIRVRYFATLRDITGRREEFFEDVPTIRTLLTLLYKKYGDTFRREIESRNMILVNGKNILDMNGYETEISDGDEISIFPPVGGG, via the coding sequence ATGATTCGTGTGAGGTACTTTGCCACTCTTCGTGACATAACTGGGAGGAGGGAGGAATTTTTTGAAGACGTGCCAACCATTCGGACGCTTTTAACACTACTTTACAAAAAATATGGTGATACATTCAGGCGAGAAATAGAGTCCCGCAATATGATTTTAGTGAATGGAAAAAACATTCTTGATATGAACGGTTATGAAACTGAGATAAGTGATGGGGATGAGATTTCAATCTTTCCTCCAGTAGGTGGTGGCTGA
- a CDS encoding minichromosome maintenance protein MCM encodes MEYLEEEIRSMWYDFFSHTDYGTRLSEIADEYPDTRSLYVQFEDLENYNPSVAEDFLKNPDVYLREGEKAIREYLHDPNLKIHLRINQLPRDRKREIRELRAVHIGQFLSIEGIIRRASEVRPKLKVGAFRCSDCGGITEVEQEGAKLQEPFACSQCNKTKPKVKFKLIIEKSTFVDTQRAEIQDNPENLRGREQPQRLMAYLEDDIAGEIVPGDRVVLNGILRTVERRLGNVRTTDFDIYLDVVSIDKESKELESIEITEEDEIRIREEARNGDIIERMKRAIAPTIYGMDIEKEALLLQMFGGVTKRMKDGTRIRGDIHILLVGDPGTAKSQLLQYMAQLAPRGIYTSGKGSSAAGLTATAVRDETGRWTLEAGALVLADLGLAAIDEIDKMNPTDRDSIYQAMEQQIIAVTKAGIYATLMARCSILGAANPKYGRFDISKPIVEQIDLPTPLLSRFDVIFKIIDKPNAERDRALANHILEAHLAGEMLELEEEDNIVVKQFDVGMSPDFIRKYVAYAKRNVVPKMSDEAKKLILDKYVNTRKQFEETRAVPITPRQLEAMIRLAEASARARLSDIVTREDAERAIKIIDYFLKEASSEEGIIDADLLYSGISSRQRSVMERMEDIIRALARDNNGMAEEKAIIAQAVADGIEESRARNILRKMHQQGIIVQQREGVYRYVSP; translated from the coding sequence ATGGAGTATCTGGAGGAAGAGATCAGGTCAATGTGGTACGATTTCTTTTCACACACTGATTACGGCACCCGTTTATCTGAAATAGCAGACGAGTATCCAGATACCCGAAGCCTCTACGTGCAGTTTGAGGATCTTGAAAATTACAATCCAAGCGTGGCCGAAGATTTTCTCAAAAACCCTGATGTTTATTTGAGGGAGGGTGAAAAGGCAATAAGAGAGTATCTTCACGACCCGAATTTGAAGATACATCTGCGCATAAATCAACTCCCCCGCGATAGGAAAAGGGAGATAAGAGAGCTCAGGGCTGTGCATATCGGGCAGTTTCTGAGCATTGAGGGAATAATAAGAAGGGCAAGTGAGGTGCGTCCCAAGTTGAAGGTTGGAGCGTTCAGGTGCAGTGATTGCGGAGGAATAACGGAAGTTGAGCAGGAAGGTGCAAAACTTCAGGAACCCTTTGCCTGCTCCCAGTGTAACAAGACCAAGCCCAAGGTAAAGTTCAAACTTATTATTGAAAAATCCACCTTTGTGGACACTCAGCGTGCTGAGATTCAGGATAATCCTGAGAATCTCAGGGGCAGGGAACAGCCCCAGCGTCTAATGGCTTATCTTGAGGATGATATTGCGGGAGAGATTGTGCCGGGAGACAGGGTCGTGCTAAACGGAATCCTCAGAACAGTTGAAAGGAGACTGGGCAATGTGCGCACCACGGATTTTGATATATACCTGGATGTGGTCAGCATTGATAAGGAGAGCAAGGAACTTGAGAGCATTGAGATAACGGAGGAAGATGAGATTCGCATAAGGGAGGAGGCTAGGAATGGAGATATAATTGAGCGTATGAAGAGGGCCATTGCCCCGACAATTTACGGGATGGACATTGAGAAGGAAGCGTTGCTCCTGCAGATGTTTGGAGGGGTCACAAAGAGGATGAAGGATGGTACGAGGATAAGGGGCGATATTCACATACTTCTGGTTGGAGATCCGGGTACTGCAAAATCCCAGTTGCTACAGTACATGGCCCAACTTGCACCCAGGGGTATATACACATCCGGCAAGGGCTCTTCGGCTGCAGGTTTGACCGCCACTGCTGTTCGTGACGAGACCGGAAGGTGGACCCTGGAGGCTGGAGCCCTGGTACTTGCGGATCTTGGTCTGGCGGCCATTGATGAGATTGATAAGATGAACCCGACAGATAGGGACAGCATATATCAGGCCATGGAGCAGCAGATAATAGCAGTGACAAAGGCGGGTATATATGCCACGCTTATGGCGAGATGCTCTATTCTTGGTGCTGCAAATCCCAAGTACGGAAGGTTTGATATTTCCAAGCCCATTGTGGAGCAGATTGATTTGCCCACGCCCCTTCTCTCAAGATTTGATGTTATTTTCAAGATAATAGATAAGCCCAATGCCGAGAGGGACCGTGCTTTGGCTAATCACATACTTGAGGCGCATCTGGCGGGGGAGATGCTTGAACTTGAAGAGGAGGATAACATTGTGGTGAAGCAATTTGATGTGGGTATGAGTCCGGATTTCATAAGGAAATACGTTGCCTATGCGAAGAGAAATGTTGTGCCCAAGATGAGCGATGAGGCAAAGAAATTGATTCTTGACAAGTACGTTAACACGAGGAAGCAGTTTGAAGAGACCCGCGCGGTACCTATCACCCCTAGGCAGCTGGAGGCGATGATTCGCCTTGCGGAGGCATCTGCCCGCGCTAGATTGAGTGACATAGTCACAAGGGAAGATGCGGAGAGGGCCATAAAGATTATTGATTACTTCCTGAAGGAGGCCTCCTCTGAGGAGGGAATAATCGATGCTGATCTTCTCTACAGCGGCATAAGTTCACGTCAGAGAAGCGTGATGGAGAGGATGGAAGACATAATAAGGGCCCTGGCCCGGGATAATAACGGTATGGCGGAGGAGAAGGCCATAATAGCTCAGGCTGTTGCCGATGGAATAGAGGAATCAAGGGCCAGGAACATACTCAGGAAGATGCATCAGCAGGGCATAATAGTTCAGCAGAGGGAAGGTGTTTACAGATATGTCTCTCCATAA